A DNA window from Delphinus delphis chromosome 6, mDelDel1.2, whole genome shotgun sequence contains the following coding sequences:
- the PALM2AKAP2 gene encoding PALM2-AKAP2 fusion protein isoform X7 — protein sequence MEIEVSVAECKSVPGITSTPHSMDHPSPFYSPPHNGLLADHHESLDNDVAREIRYLDEVLEASCCDSAVDGTYNGTSSPEPGTAILVGSPSPPAHTAVQPEPTERVAGRQAPPPLELHQSTSDTMAEGERANGRPPDQPRDLLGNSLQVPVSPSSSTSSRCSSRDGEFTLTTLKKEAKFELRAFHEDKKPSKLFEDDESEKEQYCVRKVRPSEEMLELEKERRELIRSQAVKKNPGIAAKWWNPPQEKTIEEQLNEEHLESHKKYKERKERRAQQEQLLIRRQPAAPQLGAAPASSRERSSVTDSAKEDIVTEQIDFSAARKQFQLMENSRQTVAKGQSTPRLFSIKPFYRPLGPVNSDKTLTISRPASVGGPPEDSSAAKGQKAHCALESQSSGGGGQGSTAPQGKEGPYSEPSKRGPLSKLWAEDGEFTSARAVLTVVKDDEPGILDQFSRSVNVSLTPEELDSGLDELSVRSQDTTVLETLSNDFSMDNISDSGASNETTNALQENLLADFSLPQTPQTDNPSEGRGEGVSKSFSDHGFYSPSSTLGDSPSVDDPLEYQAGLLVQNAIQQAIAEQVDRAVSETNKGGAEQQGPQASLEEAGTGASSSEKPQSMFEPPQVSSPVQEKRDVLPKILPTEDRALRERGPSQPLPAVQTSGPINMEETRLEGSYFSKYSEAAELRSTASLLATQESDVMVGPFKLRSRKQRTLSMIEEEIRAAQEREEELKRQRQVLQSTQSPKAKNAPPLPSRTSCYKTAPGKIEKVQPPPSPTPEGPSLQPDLAPEEAAGSQRPKNLMQTLMEDYETHKSKRRERMDDSSVLEATRVNRRKSALALRWEAGIYANQEEEDNE from the exons ATGGAAATTGAGGTCTCTGTTGCAGAATGTAAGAGTGTTCCCGGAATCACCTCGACTCCACATTCCATggaccacccctcccccttctaCTCACCCCCCCACAATGGCCTCCTCGCTGATCACCATGAATCTCTGGATAATGATGTGGCCAGAGAGATCCGGTATCTAGACGAGGTGTTGGAGGCCAGCTGCTGTGATTCTGCTGTGGACGGAACCTACAACGGCACgtcttccccagagcctggaaCAGCCATCTTGGTGGGGAGCCCAAGCCCACCTGCCCACACGGCCGTCCAGCCGGAACCCACCGAGAGAGTGGCTGGCAGGCAGGCTCCCCCTCCCCTGGAGCTCCATCAGAGCACCTCTGACACCATGGCAGAGGGTGAAAGAGCCAACGGCCGCCCCCCCGACCAGCCCAGAGACCTGCTGGGGAACAGCCTGCAGGTGCCCGTGAGCCCCAGCTCCTCCACCAGCTCGCGGTGTTCCTCCCGAGACGGAGAGTTCACGCTCACCACGCTGAAGAAGGAAGCCAAGTTCGAGCTGCGTGCCTTCCACGAGGACAAGAAGCCCTCCAAGCTCTTTGAGGACGACGAGAGTGAAAAAGAACAGTACTGCGTCAGGAAAGTGAGGCCTTCAGAAGAGATGCTGGAGCTGGAAAAGGAGAGGCGAGAACTCATCCGGAGTCAGGCCGTGAAAAAGAATCCTGGCATCGCCGCCAAATGGTGGAACCCTCCGCAGGAAAAGACCATCGAGGAGCAGCTGAACGAGGAACATCTGGAGTCGCACAAGAAGTACAAGGAGCGCAAGGAGAGGAGGGCGCAGCAAGAGCAGCTGCTGATCCGGCGGCAGCCGGCCGCGCCGCAGCTCGGCGCGGCCCCTGCGTCCTCTCGAGAACGTTCCAGCGTGACTGACAGCGCGAAGGAGGACATCGTCACGGAGCAGATAGACTTCTCCGCGGCTCGCAAACAGTTCCAGCTGATGGAGAATTCCAGGCAAACAGTGGCCAAGGGCCAGAGTACACCCAGGCTCTTCTCCATCAAGCCCTTCTACAGACCTCTGGGACCAGTCAACTCAGACAAGACACTGACCATCTCGAGACCAGCTTCTGTTGGGGGACCTCCCGAAGACTCTTCAGCAGCCAAGGGACAGAAAGCCCACTGTGCCCTGGAGAGCCAGTCTTCTGGAGGAGGGGGCCAGGGCAGCACAGCTCCTCAGGGGAAGGAAGGGCCGTACAGTGAGCCGTCCAAACGCGGGCCCTTATCCAAACTGTGGGCAGAGGACGGCGAGTTTACAAGTGCCCGGGCTGTCCTCACCGTGGTCAAGGATGACGAACCTGGGATTTTGGATCAGTTTTCAAGGTCAGTCAATGTCTCTTTGACTCCAGAGGAACTTGACTCCGGCTTGGATGAGCTGTCGGTGAGGTCCCAGGATACCACCGTCCTGGAGACCCTGTCCAATGACTTCAGCATGGACAACATCAGTGACAGTGGGGCCTCCAACGAGACAACCAATGCCCTCCAGGAAAATTTGCTCGCTGATTTTTCTCTGCCCCAGACTCCCCAAACTGACAACCCCTCGGAGGGCCGAGGAGAAGGTGTCTCCAAGTCATTCAGTGATCATGGTTTCTATTCCCCTTCGTCCACGCTGGGAGACTCTCCATCGGTTGATGACCCCTTGGAATATCAGGCTGGTCTCCTGGTGCAGAATGCCATTCAACAAGCCATAGCTGAGCAAGTGGACAGAGCTGTGTCTGAAACCAACAAGGGTGGAGCTGAACAGCAGGGACCTCAAGCAAGTCTGGAGGAAGCTGGAACTGGGGCTTCCAGCTCAGAGAAGCCGCAGAGCATGTTTGAACCACCTCAGGTGTCCTCCCCTGTTCAAGAGAAAAGGGATGTGTTGCCAAAGATTCTGCCTACTGAAGACAGGGCGCTCAGGGAAAGGGGGCCCTCCCAGCCACTGCCGGCAGTGCAGACCAGTGGCCCAATAAACATGGAGGAGACCAGACTGGAAGGGAGCTACTTCAGCAAGTACTCAGAGGCAGCTGAGTTGAGAAGCACAGCCTCACTCTTGGCCACTCAAGAGTCCGATGTGATGGTTGGGCCCTTCAAGCTGAGGTCCAGGAAGCAGCGGACTTTGTCCATGATCGAAGAAGAGATCCGAGcagcccaggaaagggaagaggagctGAAGAGGCAGAGACAAGTCTTGCAGAGTACCCAGAGCCCCAAGGCAAAGAATGCCCCACCACTGCCCTCCCGAACATCGTGCTACAAAACTGCTCCAG GGAAAATAGAGAAAGTCCAACCTCCTCCATCCCCCACACCTGAAGGTCCCAGCTTGCAGCCTGACTTAGCCCCCGAAGAGGCTGCCGGATCACAGCGGCCCAAGAATCTGATGCAGACCCTCATGGAAGACTATGAGACACACAAATCTAAAAGGCGCGAGAGAATGGATGATAGTAGT